A part of Gossypium hirsutum isolate 1008001.06 chromosome A07, Gossypium_hirsutum_v2.1, whole genome shotgun sequence genomic DNA contains:
- the LOC107955536 gene encoding ABC transporter B family member 19 — MAETTETKTVPEAEKKKEQNLPFYQLFTFADRYDYMLMISGSLGAIIHGSSMPVFFLLFGEMVNGFGKNQSDLPKMTHEVAKYALYFVYLGLIVCLSSYAEIACWMYTGERQVSTIRKKYLEAVLKQDVGFFDTDARTGDIVFSVSTDTLLVQDAISEKVGNFIHYLSTFLAGLVVGFVSAWRLALLSVAVIPGIAFAGGLYAYTLTGLTSKSRESYANAGIIAEQAIAQVRTVYSYVGESKALNSYSDAIQNTLKLGYKAGMAKGLGLGCTYGIACMSWALVFWYAGVFIRNGQTDGGKAFTAIFSAIVGGMSLGQSFSNLGAFSKGKTAGYKLMEIIKQKPSITEDHLDGKVLPEVNGNIEFKDVTFSYPSRPDVIIFRNFSIFFPAGKTMAVVGGSGSGKSTVVSMVERFYDPNEGQVLLDNVDIKILQLKWLRSQIGLVNQEPALFATTILENILYGKPDATMDEVEAAASAANAHSFITLLPNGYNTQVGERGVQLSGGQKQRIAIARAMLKNPKILLLDEATSALDASSESIVQEALDRLMVGRTTVVVAHRLSTIRNVDSIAVIQQGQVVEIGTHEELISKAGAYASLIRFQEMVGNRDFANPSTHRSRSSRLSHSLSTKSLSLRSGSLRNLSYSYSTGADGRIEMISNAETERKNPAPHGYFCRLLNLNAPEWPYSIMGAVGSVLSGFIGPTFAIVMSNMIEVFYYTNPTSMERKTKEYVFIYIGAGLYAVVAYLIQHYFFSIMGENLTTRVRRMMLGAILRNEVGWFDEEEHNSSLLAAKLAADAADVKSAIAERISVILQNMTSLLTSFIVAFIVEWRVSLLILGTFPLLVLANFAQQLSLKGFAGDTAKAHAKTSMIAGEGVSNIRTVAAFNAQNKILSLFCHELRVPQMQSLRRSQVSGLLFGLSQLALYASEALILWYGAHLVNKGASTFSKVIKVFVVLVVTANSVAETVSLAPEIIRGGEAVGSVFSILDRSTRIDPDDPEAEPVESIRGEIELRHVDFAYPSRPDVIVFKDLNLRIRAGQSQALVGASGSGKSSVIALIERFYDPTAGKVMIDGKDIRRLNLKSLRLKIGLVQQEPALFAASIFDNIAYGKEGATEAEVIEAARAANVHGFVSALPDGYKTPVGERGVQLSGGQKQRIAIARAVLKDPTILLLDEATSALDAESECVLQEALERLMRGRTTVLVAHRLSTIRNVDSIGVVQDSRIVEQGSHSELIARPEGAYSRLLQLQHHHI, encoded by the exons atgGCTGAAACAACAGAAACAAAAACAGTCCCTGAagcagagaagaagaaagaacaaAACTTACCGTTTTACCAACTTTTCACTTTTGCTGACAGATATGATTACATGTTAATGATCTCTGGTAGCTTAGGAGCTATTATCCATGGTTCCTCAATGCCTGTTTTCTTCTTATTATTTGGTGAAATGGTTAATGGCTTTGGCAAAAACCAATCTGATTTGCCCAAAATGACTCATGAAGTTGCCAag TATGCACTCTATTTTGTGTATCTTGGTCTTATTGTCTGCTTATCATCTTATGCAG aGATTGCATGTTGGATGTACACTGGGGAAAGACAAGTGAGTACAATAAGGAAGAAGTATTTAGAAGCAGTTTTGAAACAAGATGTAGGATTCTTTGACACTGATGCAAGAACTGGAGATATTGTTTTTAGTGTTTCAACTGATACTTTACTTGTCCAAGATGCCATTAGTGAGAAG GTTGGAAACTTTATCCATTACTTGTCAACTTTCTTGGCTGGTTTGGTAGTTGGTTTTGTATCAGCATGGAGGTTAGCCTTATTAAGTGTAGCAGTGATCCCTGGAATTGCATTTGCTGGAGGTTTATATGCATATACTTTAACCGGCCTCACTTCAAAAAGCCGGGAATCCTATGCAAATGCCGGCATAATTGCCGAGCAG GCGATTGCACAAGTCCGTACCGTTTACTCATATGTTGGTGAGAGCAAGGCCCTTAATTCTTACTCAGATGCAATACAGAACACACTAAAACTAGGATACAAGGCTGGTATGGCCAAGGGTTTGGGGCTCGGGTGTACGTATGGCATAGCTTGCATGTCTTGGGCGCTTGTTTTCTGGTACGCTGGTGTTTTTATCCGGAATGGACAGACTGATGGAGGCAAGGCGTTCACTGCAATTTTCTCGGCCATTGTTGGTGGCAT GAGTTTGGGTCAGTCATTCTCCAATCTCGGAGCCTTTAGTAAAGGAAAAACAGCTGGTTACAAGTTGATGGAGATTATCAAGCAAAAACCCTCCATAACTGAAGATCATTTGGATGGAAAAGTACTTCCCGAGGTCAATGGCAACATAGAATTCAAGGACGTCACGTTCAGCTACCCTTCAAGACCTGATGTTATCATCTTTCGGAACTTCTCAATCTTCTTTCCGGCAGGAAAGACCATGGcagttgttggtggtagtggttCTGGGAAAAGTACAGTTGTGTCTATGGTAGAGAGGTTCTATGATCCCAACGAGG GACAGGTTTTGTTGGATAATGTGGACATAAAGATACTGCAACTAAAATGGTTACGCAGTCAGATTGGATTGGTGAATCAAGAACCTGCACTCTTTGCAACTACAATCCTCGAGAACATACTCTATGGAAAGCCTGATGCAACAATGGATGAAGTGGAAGCTGCCGCTTCTGCTGCAAACGCTCATAGTTTTATTACCCTACTTCCTAATGGGTATAACACTCAG GTGGGAGAGCGAGGAGTCCAATTGTCGGGTGGCCAAAAACAGAGAATCGCTATTGCTCGAGCCATGTTGAAGAACCCAAAGATCTTGCTCCTTGATGAAGCAACAAGTGCACTTGACGCGAGCTCCGAGAGTATTGTTCAGGAAGCTCTTGATCGTCTTATGGTTGGGAGAACAACTGTAGTTGTTGCACATCGGCTCTCAACCATAAGGAATGTTGATTCTATAGCTGTTATACAGCAAGGACAAGTTGTTGAGATTGGAACTCATGAGGAATTGATTTCTAAGGCAGGAGCATATGCTTCATTAATCAGATTCCAAGAAATGGTGGGAAATAGAGACTTCGCTAACCCATCAACGCACCGTTCTCGTTCATCACGTCTAAGTCATTCACTGTCAACCAAGTCCTTAAGCCTCCGGTCTGGCAGCTTACGGAACTTGAGCTATTCTTACAGTACTGGTGCTGATGGCCGAATAGAGATGATCTCGAATGCTGAGACGGAGCGTAAAAATCCAGCTCCACATGGCTATTTCTGCCGGCTTCTCAATCTAAATGCTCCTGAGTGGCCCTATTCAATTATGGGAGCTGTTGGTTCTGTGCTCTCCGGTTTCATTGGACCAACTTTTGCCATAGTAATGAGCAATATGATTGAGGTGTTCTACTATACAAATCCGACCTCGATGGAAAGAAAGACAAAAGAATATGTTTTTATCTACATTGGGGCTGGTCTCTATGCTGTTGTCGCATATTTGATTCAGCATTATTTCTTCAGTATCATGGGAGAAAATCTCACAACAAGAGTGAGGAGAATGATGCTTGGAG CAATTCTTAGGAACGAAGTCGGATGGTTCGATGAAGAAGAGCACAATTCAAGTCTTCTTGCAGCCAAATTGGCAGCTGATGCAGCTGACGTAAAATCTGCAATAGCTGAGCGGATCTCAGTCATACTCCAAAACATGACTTCACTTCTCACCTCCTTCATCGTCGCCTTCATTGTAGAATGGAGGGTCTCTCTTCTCATCCTCGGTACCTTCCCTCTTCTAGTCCTTGCAAACTTTGCTCAG CAACTCTCTCTCAAAGGGTTTGCTGGTGACACTGCGAAAGCACATGCGAAGACTAGCATGATTGCTGGCGAAGGTGTAAGTAATATCAGAACAGTTGCAGCCTTCAACGCACAAAACAAGATCCTTTCGCTATTTTGTCATGAGCTCCGAGTTCCACAGATGCAAAGCCTTCGTCGCAGCCAAGTTTCTGGCCTCCTCTTTGGCCTATCTCAACTTGCTCTTTACGCGTCGGAAGCTCTGATACTTTGGTATGGTGCGCACCTTGTAAACAAAGGTGCCTCCACATTCTCAAAGGTGATCAAGGTTTTTGTGGTCTTGGTGGTCACGGCAAATTCAGTGGCGGAAACTGTTAGTCTTGCGCCTGAAATCATTAGGGGTGGTGAAGCTGTTGGTTCAGTGTTCTCCATTTTAGATCGTTCGACCAGGATTGACCCGGATGATCCTGAAGCAGAACCAGTTGAATCAATTCGTGGAGAAATCGAGCTTAGGCATGTTGATTTTGCATACCCTTCACGACCTGATGTCATAGTGTTTAAAGACCTTAACCTTCGAATCCGTGCTGGTCAAAGCCAAGCACTTGTTGGAGCTAGTGGCTCTGGCAAGAGTTCAGTCATTGCATTGATCGAACGCTTCTATGATCCTACAGCTGGAAAGGTTATGATCGATGGAAAAGATATCCGGAGATTGAACTTAAAGTCTCTTAGGCTTAAAATCGGATTGGTACAACAAGAGCCAGCCCTCTTTGCTGCTAGCATTTTCGATAATATTGCTTATGGGAAAGAAGGAGCAACTGAAGCTGAAGTAATTGAGGCAGCCCGAGCAGCTAACGTGCATGGTTTTGTCAGTGCATTGCCTGATGGGTACAAAACACCTGTTGGTGAAAGAGGGGTTCAGCTCTCTGGGGGTCAAAAACAAAGAATAGCAATTGCACGAGCCGTGCTAAAGGACCCAACAATACTATTACTCGACGAGGCCACCAGCGCACTTGATGCTGAATCCGAGTGTGTACTACAAGAAGCACTGGAACGGCTAATGAGGGGTCGCACCACAGTACTTGTGGCTCACCGTCTCTCGACGATAAGAAATGTAGACAGCATCGGAGTAGTGCAAGACAGTCGAATTGTGGAACAAGGCAGCCACTCGGAATTGATAGCCCGACCCGAAGGAGCCTATTCAAGGCTGTTGCAACTACAACACCATCACATATGA